One window of Bacillus alkalicellulosilyticus genomic DNA carries:
- a CDS encoding ABC transporter substrate-binding protein, with the protein MFKRNLLLLIIALLAMLVIAACGGGEEATPEPTTDPEQTNEGPAELDTTPITFTYFNAAVPGRDMNSNETRIGKILEEKTGVNFKLEHIVGDMNTRIGVMVASGDYPDVLIPDAAIDTILDAGAFIPLNDLLEQYGPDIMEMYGEYITHMTHDDGNIYFIPFGADINEFIPNPEIDQGAFWIQRGILKEAGYPEIKTVDEYFALIEDYAAKNPQVDGMNVIPFTGLTYDWRFFAFSNVPNHLAGFPNDGGVQIDMETFEASVYADSDITKEYFQKLNDLNAKGLLDRELFVANYDEYIAKLSSGRVLGFFDYGWQWGDARNALRDAGNTDREFVALPVTIDGRPDQYLDPPAFVNNRGIGITTSAKNPERIIQFWNELVKEENQKLVFWGFEGEHYDVNEEGRFYRTADQIALVENEEHREEVGMKMFEWNWPRVNGSFSDGNAVEPRRQPEVVQAGLREADLETLEAYGVETYAQMFADPQERPWYPAWSAAMEQGSPQQIFDERSQELTRRHYPRIVLAEPGDFEKEWEDFVTQYRKLDVEAYENFYTEVVQNRINGIW; encoded by the coding sequence ATGTTTAAACGCAATTTATTACTACTTATCATTGCATTGCTAGCTATGTTAGTAATTGCAGCGTGTGGCGGTGGCGAAGAAGCAACACCAGAGCCAACAACAGATCCTGAGCAAACAAACGAGGGACCTGCTGAGCTTGACACAACACCAATTACTTTCACTTATTTCAATGCAGCAGTACCAGGAAGAGATATGAACAGTAACGAAACTAGAATTGGTAAAATTCTAGAAGAGAAAACTGGCGTAAACTTCAAGCTAGAGCATATCGTTGGAGATATGAATACTAGAATTGGTGTTATGGTTGCAAGTGGCGACTATCCAGATGTATTAATTCCGGATGCAGCGATTGATACAATCCTTGATGCTGGAGCGTTTATTCCACTTAACGATTTACTAGAGCAATACGGACCTGACATTATGGAAATGTACGGTGAGTACATCACTCACATGACTCATGACGATGGCAACATCTATTTCATTCCTTTCGGGGCTGATATTAATGAGTTTATTCCTAACCCGGAAATTGACCAAGGTGCTTTCTGGATTCAACGTGGAATCTTAAAAGAAGCTGGTTACCCAGAAATTAAAACTGTAGATGAGTACTTTGCTTTAATCGAAGATTATGCAGCTAAAAATCCACAAGTCGATGGAATGAACGTAATTCCTTTTACTGGATTAACGTATGACTGGAGATTCTTCGCATTTTCTAACGTACCAAACCATTTAGCGGGCTTCCCGAATGATGGTGGAGTACAAATCGACATGGAAACTTTTGAAGCGTCAGTATATGCTGATTCTGATATTACTAAAGAATACTTCCAAAAGTTAAACGATTTGAATGCTAAAGGTTTATTAGACCGCGAATTATTCGTAGCTAACTACGATGAGTATATTGCTAAGTTATCATCTGGTCGTGTATTAGGATTCTTTGATTATGGATGGCAATGGGGCGATGCGCGTAACGCATTACGTGACGCTGGAAACACTGACCGTGAATTTGTTGCACTACCAGTTACAATTGACGGACGTCCAGACCAATATCTAGATCCTCCTGCATTTGTTAATAACCGTGGTATCGGTATCACTACAAGTGCAAAAAATCCAGAGCGTATCATTCAATTCTGGAATGAGTTAGTTAAAGAAGAAAACCAGAAGTTAGTATTCTGGGGCTTCGAAGGCGAGCACTATGATGTAAACGAAGAAGGTCGTTTCTACCGTACTGCAGACCAAATCGCACTTGTTGAAAACGAAGAACATAGAGAAGAAGTTGGAATGAAGATGTTTGAGTGGAACTGGCCTCGTGTAAACGGTTCTTTCTCTGATGGAAATGCTGTTGAACCACGTCGTCAACCAGAAGTAGTTCAAGCAGGATTGAGAGAAGCTGACCTAGAGACTTTAGAAGCTTATGGCGTTGAAACTTATGCTCAAATGTTTGCTGACCCACAAGAGCGTCCTTGGTACCCAGCTTGGAGCGCAGCTATGGAGCAAGGTTCTCCACAACAAATCTTTGACGAGCGTTCTCAAGAGTTAACAAGAAGACACTACCCTCGTATCGTATTAGCTGAACCTGGCGACTTCGAAAAAGAGTGGGAAGACTTCGTAACTCAGTACCGTAAGCTAGATGTTGAAGCATATGAAAACTTCTATACTGAAGTAGTACAAAATCGTATTAACGGAATTTGGTAA
- a CDS encoding glycoside hydrolase family 52 protein, producing the protein MYTPKNIFFNAHHSPIGAFSSFTLGFHGNGGGLDLELGRSPKQNVYIGLETKEGGMFQSLPFHLDAESEASRYDIENPDPDPNKPDIVKHFAKEEITREFNIATDTWKAGDLTFTIYSPVQAVPDPTKASAEELKFTLVPAVIAEITIDNSKGTKKRRAFFGYEGSDPYSSMRRLDDTSAVKGVGQGRLTSIVSNDPDVQSALHFSLVDILLNPFQENWTFGLGKVGTLIMDTEPGEVKTFKFAVCFHRSGYATAGLDTTYLYNQYFKNIEEVGEYALDQFDSLVAKAEESNQLLVDSSLSTDQKFMMAHAIRSYYGCTQLLEQDGKPLWVVNEGEYRMMNTFDLTVDQLFFEMKLNPWTVKNVLDLFVERYSYEDNVRFPGDETEYPGGISFTHDMGVANTFSRAQYSSYELYGLDGCFSHMTQEQLVNWLLCAAVYVEQTGDKEWLQQRMPILEQCFQSMLNRDHPDPEKRNGLMGLDSTRVMGGAEITTYDSLDVSLGQARNNLYLAGKCWAAYVALEKIFAAEGLQELSRAAGEQAERAANTITENVTEQGYVPAVIGEGNDSKIIPAIEGLVFPFFTNCQEALDRNGRFGSYIQVLEKHLEVVLQEGICLFPNGGWKISSTSNNSWLSKIYLSQFIARKILDVPWDKKGAKADAAHVEWLTHPTLSIWSWSDQIISGEISGSKYYPRGVTSILWLEE; encoded by the coding sequence ATGTATACACCTAAAAATATCTTTTTTAATGCACATCATTCCCCGATTGGAGCGTTTTCTAGCTTTACGTTAGGATTCCATGGGAATGGGGGGGGCTTAGATTTAGAACTGGGCCGTTCACCAAAGCAAAATGTTTATATTGGACTAGAAACTAAGGAAGGTGGCATGTTTCAAAGCCTACCATTCCATTTAGATGCAGAGAGTGAAGCTAGTCGTTATGATATTGAAAATCCAGATCCCGATCCAAACAAACCAGACATCGTTAAGCATTTTGCCAAAGAAGAGATTACAAGGGAGTTTAATATAGCAACAGATACGTGGAAGGCAGGAGACTTAACATTTACGATTTATTCTCCTGTCCAAGCGGTTCCGGACCCTACGAAAGCATCCGCTGAGGAACTAAAGTTTACTTTAGTTCCCGCGGTTATTGCGGAAATTACAATTGATAATTCAAAAGGAACAAAGAAGAGAAGAGCATTTTTTGGTTATGAAGGATCGGATCCATATAGTTCGATGCGTCGCTTAGACGATACTTCAGCCGTAAAAGGTGTTGGCCAAGGCCGATTAACTTCTATTGTTTCCAATGATCCAGATGTACAATCAGCATTACACTTTAGTTTAGTTGATATCTTACTTAATCCGTTCCAAGAAAATTGGACATTTGGGTTAGGTAAAGTCGGAACATTAATAATGGACACAGAGCCAGGTGAAGTGAAAACGTTTAAGTTTGCTGTGTGTTTCCATCGTTCTGGCTATGCGACAGCAGGATTAGATACAACTTATTTGTACAATCAATATTTTAAAAATATTGAAGAGGTAGGCGAGTATGCATTAGACCAGTTTGATTCTTTAGTGGCTAAAGCCGAGGAATCAAACCAACTATTAGTTGACTCAAGCTTATCGACTGACCAAAAGTTTATGATGGCTCATGCAATTCGTAGCTATTATGGATGTACTCAACTTTTAGAACAAGATGGAAAGCCTTTATGGGTTGTTAATGAAGGTGAGTACAGAATGATGAATACGTTTGATTTAACAGTTGACCAACTTTTCTTTGAAATGAAACTCAATCCGTGGACGGTAAAGAATGTTCTTGATTTGTTTGTTGAGCGCTATAGCTATGAGGATAACGTTCGTTTCCCTGGTGATGAAACGGAATATCCAGGTGGAATTAGTTTTACTCATGATATGGGTGTCGCTAATACATTCTCAAGAGCACAGTATTCCTCTTATGAACTATATGGTTTAGACGGATGTTTTTCACATATGACACAAGAACAGTTAGTGAACTGGCTCCTATGTGCGGCGGTTTATGTAGAACAAACGGGAGACAAAGAATGGTTACAACAGCGGATGCCAATTCTTGAACAATGTTTCCAAAGTATGTTGAATCGTGATCATCCTGACCCAGAAAAACGAAATGGTCTTATGGGACTAGATAGTACTCGTGTTATGGGTGGAGCTGAAATCACAACGTATGACAGTTTAGATGTGTCACTTGGTCAAGCACGAAATAACCTTTATCTTGCAGGGAAATGTTGGGCAGCTTATGTTGCTCTAGAGAAGATTTTTGCAGCTGAAGGGTTGCAAGAATTATCAAGAGCAGCTGGAGAACAAGCTGAACGAGCTGCAAACACAATTACTGAAAATGTGACAGAGCAAGGCTATGTACCAGCCGTCATCGGAGAAGGTAATGATTCAAAAATCATTCCTGCGATTGAAGGATTGGTGTTCCCATTCTTTACGAATTGCCAAGAAGCCTTAGACCGTAATGGTCGATTTGGTAGTTACATTCAAGTATTGGAAAAGCATTTAGAGGTTGTACTACAAGAAGGCATATGCTTATTCCCTAACGGTGGATGGAAAATCTCTTCAACTAGTAACAACTCATGGTTAAGTAAAATCTACTTATCACAATTCATTGCTCGTAAAATACTAGATGTTCCTTGGGATAAAAAAGGTGCGAAAGCTGATGCTGCTCATGTGGAATGGCTGACACATCCTACATTATCTATCTGGAGTTGGAGTGATCAAATCATCTCCGGAGAAATTTCAGGGAGTAAATATTACCCACGTGGAGTAACTAGCATTTTATGGCTAGAGGAGTAA
- a CDS encoding carbohydrate ABC transporter permease, with product MKLLDKIKGSRRSLDDLIFDSLNVVFMILLCVVMLYPMLNTLAVSFNDATDSVRGGIYLWPREFSLYNYQHVLGESQLLHAGLISVLRTVIGTAISVLCTAMVAYTISRQYFVLRKFVTIAFVLTMYFNGGLIPTYLLMRELSLIGTFWIYIIPGIIGVFNLIVVRSFIEGLPESIFESARIDGAGEFTQFFKLALPLAIPVIATISLFVAVFQWNQWFDVFLYNSSQSHLSTLQYELMKILQNSNASLSGRSPSDAFSAAQNANANTVTPTAVRAAMTIIVSVPIICVYPFLQKYFVKGLTLGGVKG from the coding sequence ATGAAGTTATTGGATAAAATCAAAGGGAGTCGTCGTTCGTTAGATGACCTGATATTTGATTCATTAAATGTAGTATTTATGATTTTATTATGTGTGGTTATGTTATACCCGATGTTAAACACGTTAGCTGTATCTTTTAATGATGCGACTGACTCAGTCCGAGGCGGAATTTACCTTTGGCCTAGAGAATTTTCATTGTATAACTATCAACATGTTCTTGGAGAATCACAGCTATTACATGCTGGATTAATCTCAGTATTACGTACAGTTATCGGAACAGCTATTTCTGTATTATGTACAGCAATGGTTGCCTACACGATTAGTCGCCAGTACTTTGTATTACGTAAATTCGTAACAATTGCATTCGTATTAACAATGTATTTCAATGGTGGACTTATCCCAACTTATTTATTAATGAGAGAATTATCTTTAATTGGTACGTTCTGGATTTATATTATTCCAGGGATTATTGGGGTATTTAACTTAATCGTTGTTCGTTCATTTATTGAGGGATTACCAGAATCGATTTTTGAATCTGCTCGAATTGATGGAGCAGGAGAATTTACACAGTTTTTCAAACTCGCATTACCTTTAGCTATACCGGTAATTGCAACAATCTCTTTATTCGTAGCTGTATTCCAATGGAATCAATGGTTTGACGTATTCTTGTACAACTCATCACAATCTCATTTAAGTACATTACAATATGAGTTAATGAAGATTTTACAAAACTCGAATGCATCATTATCAGGAAGATCTCCTTCAGATGCGTTTTCAGCTGCACAAAATGCAAATGCTAATACAGTGACACCTACAGCCGTTCGAGCAGCAATGACGATTATCGTAAGTGTACCGATCATTTGTGTATATCCATTCTTACAGAAGTACTTTGTTAAAGGTTTAACACTTGGTGGAGTAAAAGGTTAA
- a CDS encoding ABC transporter permease, with the protein MSIPFLIWLLIFRYVPLYGWVMAFQDFRPARPILEQEWAGLKHFEFLFTDPRFMEVLRNTLAMSFINLVLGFVTAIGLAVLLNELRNMKFKRVVQTISYMPHFLSWVVAAGIVSYALSLDNGIVNIVLTNLGIIKEPIIWLGVGEYFWGIIGAADVWKNVGWNSIIYLAAIAMIDTEQYEAAEIDGANRLQRIWYITIPGMRPVIVILLIMNLGYILESGFEAQYLLMNPMNMDYAENLDIFVLRYGISMGNFSLATAAGIFKTVVSFIFLFAANSIAKKLGEARLF; encoded by the coding sequence ATGAGTATCCCATTTTTAATTTGGTTACTTATTTTCAGATATGTTCCTTTATACGGTTGGGTTATGGCCTTCCAAGATTTCCGACCAGCACGACCAATACTTGAACAAGAATGGGCAGGATTGAAGCATTTTGAGTTTTTATTTACTGACCCACGATTTATGGAAGTTTTACGAAATACGTTAGCGATGAGTTTTATTAACCTTGTGCTAGGTTTCGTGACAGCAATTGGATTAGCGGTTCTATTAAATGAACTTAGAAATATGAAGTTTAAGAGAGTTGTTCAAACGATTAGTTACATGCCTCACTTCTTATCATGGGTAGTAGCAGCTGGTATCGTTTCTTATGCATTATCTCTTGATAACGGAATTGTAAACATTGTACTTACTAACTTAGGGATTATTAAAGAGCCTATTATTTGGTTAGGAGTCGGTGAATATTTCTGGGGTATTATCGGGGCTGCCGATGTATGGAAAAATGTTGGTTGGAACTCAATCATCTATTTAGCAGCGATTGCTATGATCGATACAGAGCAATACGAAGCAGCTGAAATTGATGGTGCAAACCGTCTACAACGAATTTGGTATATTACGATTCCAGGAATGAGACCAGTTATCGTTATCTTATTAATTATGAACTTAGGCTACATTTTAGAGTCTGGCTTTGAAGCACAGTATCTATTAATGAATCCAATGAATATGGACTATGCAGAAAACTTGGATATCTTTGTTCTACGATACGGGATTTCAATGGGTAACTTCTCACTTGCCACAGCAGCCGGTATATTTAAAACAGTCGTAAGTTTTATATTCTTATTTGCAGCAAACAGTATTGCTAAGAAGCTCGGCGAAGCGAGACTATTCTAG
- a CDS encoding sensor histidine kinase, producing the protein MIPSKYRFNNIKLRNKLLILYILLVFIPIVVTNVVFYNITMNNIKKQKMNDVQLVLDQITSEFLTTIEQAVGISTRFYTDNHMYDFFDEEYTTTISYVEAYDFYLRYLNRFSPIYYSIQSLTFYTDNPSVIYAGGVRPISEATLNTTWYQEISDSRYPVFMRPNPTEEYEMFSVIRKLDYYINKSKHSKIIKIDINPLTIRQIFNNVTFQGKVYLLNEDGIIEYSNDEHFDWKTSAIDFDTIEMPSDTILLEEAFLPGNYLDGWKIVGAIEESDILEELYNSRMIIMILASINFLFPSLVIIFISRSLHVRLLRVLKHMKKMKNQNFETIKYADDKDEIGELTREFNRMSRTIKKLINEVYIANIEKKDLELKEKQAQLSALQSQINPHFLFNALETIRMRSVMKGEKETAKIIQNMAKIFRNSLTWNKEWVTVREEMKLVICFLEIQKYRFGDKLEYTINVTEDAYDCIIPNLAFLPFVENASIHGIEAVKEKGIINLQVDLIDGYLVYTLQDNGAGMSKEVLDTLVAELKSDNSMGDSVGIKNVYYRLKLYYKEDFDFTIVSNPNQGTTVTIKLQCKNSYY; encoded by the coding sequence CCTATTGGTTTTCATTCCTATCGTTGTTACGAATGTTGTTTTTTACAATATAACGATGAACAATATTAAAAAACAAAAGATGAATGATGTACAACTCGTGCTCGATCAAATCACGTCGGAATTTTTGACAACAATTGAACAAGCTGTTGGAATTTCGACTCGGTTTTATACAGACAATCATATGTATGATTTTTTTGATGAAGAATATACAACAACGATATCATATGTTGAAGCTTATGATTTTTACTTACGCTATCTAAATCGCTTTAGTCCCATTTATTATTCGATACAGTCGCTGACTTTTTATACAGATAATCCTTCAGTCATTTATGCTGGTGGAGTTCGACCTATCTCAGAAGCTACGCTGAACACAACCTGGTATCAGGAAATTAGTGACTCACGATATCCGGTATTTATGAGACCTAATCCAACCGAAGAATATGAGATGTTTAGTGTCATTCGAAAATTAGATTATTATATAAATAAGTCTAAGCATTCAAAGATTATAAAAATAGACATCAACCCTTTAACCATTCGACAAATTTTTAATAACGTGACGTTCCAAGGCAAAGTGTATTTGCTCAACGAAGATGGAATTATTGAATACTCTAATGATGAACATTTTGATTGGAAAACGAGTGCTATTGATTTTGATACGATAGAAATGCCTTCAGATACAATTCTTTTAGAAGAGGCATTTTTACCTGGAAATTACCTTGACGGTTGGAAGATTGTTGGAGCAATTGAAGAAAGTGACATACTAGAGGAACTGTATAATTCCCGAATGATTATTATGATTTTGGCAAGTATCAATTTTCTTTTTCCATCATTAGTTATTATTTTTATCTCAAGATCACTACATGTTAGACTATTACGTGTTCTAAAGCATATGAAAAAGATGAAAAATCAAAACTTTGAAACGATAAAATATGCTGATGATAAAGATGAAATCGGGGAATTAACAAGAGAATTTAATCGCATGTCGAGGACAATTAAAAAACTAATAAATGAAGTGTATATTGCAAATATCGAAAAAAAGGACCTAGAATTAAAAGAAAAGCAAGCCCAATTAAGTGCATTGCAGAGTCAAATCAATCCTCACTTTTTGTTTAATGCACTTGAAACAATTCGGATGAGAAGTGTGATGAAAGGTGAAAAAGAAACAGCAAAAATCATTCAAAACATGGCAAAGATATTTAGGAACTCATTAACATGGAATAAAGAATGGGTAACTGTAAGAGAAGAAATGAAATTAGTCATATGTTTCCTCGAGATTCAAAAATATCGATTTGGTGATAAGCTAGAATATACGATTAACGTAACAGAGGATGCGTACGACTGTATTATACCAAACCTAGCCTTTTTACCGTTTGTCGAAAATGCGAGTATTCATGGAATTGAAGCCGTCAAAGAAAAGGGGATAATCAACCTCCAAGTTGATTTGATTGATGGTTATCTTGTGTATACGTTACAAGATAATGGTGCGGGGATGTCTAAAGAAGTATTGGATACATTAGTAGCAGAGTTGAAATCAGATAATAGCATGGGAGATAGTGTCGGAATTAAAAATGTCTATTACCGATTGAAACTATATTATAAAGAAGACTTTGACTTTACTATCGTTAGTAATCCAAATCAAGGGACTACCGTAACGATTAAACTTCAATGTAAAAATAGTTATTATTAA